The DNA region TGCGCAAGGCGGACGCGACCACGCTGAACTTCTGGACCCTCGCCTACAAGGACGAGAAGGCCGCGGACGCCGCGTACGACATCCTGATCAAGTGGTACGGCGGGGACCGGGTCGGGGTGAACGCCGAGAAGGTGGACCTCGGCAGTCCGGGCGCCGAGCGCGAGGCCAACCGCGCCGCGGTCGGCACCATGGGCGGACCGGCCACGATCGCACAGATCCGGGTCGGGACGACCGTCCTGGGCATCAGCACCGGCACCGAGGGCAAATCGACCGTTCCCGACAAGGAGGTCAAGGCGTTCGCGACCATGTTCGCCGAGCGTGCACAGCAGGCCCAGAACGGCGAGAAGCCCTCGGCGGCGCTGCCGGGACATTGAGCGGATGCCCCCGCGCAACGGCGGTGAAGCCGCCCGGTCCGGTCTCGTTACAGTGAGGAACATGAGTTCCTCCCTCCGCTTCGACCGCGGGCACACCGACGACCTGATGGCCTTCCTGATGGCCTCCCCCTCCCCGTACCACGCCGTGGCCACCGCGGCCGCCCGGCTGGAGAAGGCCGGGTTCCGGCAGGTCGAGGAGACCGCGGCCTGGGACGGGACCACCGGCGGCAAGTACGTCCTGCGCGGCGGCGCGATCGTGGCCTGGTACGTGCCGGAGGGCGCCGCGGCGCACACCCCGTTCCGGATCGTCGGGGCGCACACCGACTCGCCGAATCTGCGGGTCAAGCCGCTGCCCGACTCCGGGGCGTACGGCTGGCGGCAGGTCGCCGTGGAGATCTACGGCGGGACGCTCCTCAACACCTGGCTCGACCGGGACCTCGGCCTCGCCGGCCGGATCTCACTGCGCGACGGCACGCACCGGCTGGTGAACATCGACCGGCCGCTGCTGCGCGTACCGCAGCTGGCCGTGCATCTGGACCGGTCGGCCAACCCCGACGGGCTCAAGCTCGACCGGCAGAAGCACATGCAGCCGATCTGGGGGCTCGGGGACGTCGAGGAGGGCGACCTGATCCGGTTCGTCGCCGAGGAAGCGGGCGTCGACGCCGAGGACGTGACCGGCTGGGACCTGATGCCGCACCCCGTCGAGCCGCCCGCCTATCTGGGCCGGGACCGCGAGCTGCTGGCCGGGCCCAGGATGGACAACCTGCTCTCCGTGCACGCGGCGACCGCCGCACTCGGCGCCGTCGCCGGGCAGTCGGACGAGGAGCTTCCGTACATCCCGGTCATGGCCGCCTTCGACCACGAGGAGAACGGCTCGCAGTCCGACACCGGCGCCGACGGGCCGCTGCTCGGCACGGTCCTGGAGCGCTCCGTCTTCGCGCGCGGCGGGACGTACGAGGACCGCGCCCGCGCCTTCGCCGGGACCGTCTGTCTCTCCTCCGACACCGGTCACGCGATCCACCCGAACTACGCCGAGCGCCACGACCCGACCCACCACCCGGTGGTCAACGGCGGACCGATCCTCAAGGTCAACGTCAACATGCGGTACGCGACCGACGGCAGCGGCCGGGCCCTGTTCGCGGAGGCGTGCCAGAAGGCGGACGTGCCGTGGCAGACGTTCGTCTCCAACAACTCGATGCCGTGCGGCACCACGATCGGCCCGATCACCGCTGCCCGGCACGGGATTCAGACCGTGGACATCGGCGTCGCGATCCTCTCGATGCACAGCGCCCGTGAGCTGTGCGGAGCGGACGACCCGTATCTGCTGGCCAACGCGCTGACGGTGTTCCTGGCGGGCTGAGCCGCCTGCCGCGAGGCCGTCGACGGGCCGGGTGCGCGAGGCGCCGGCCCGTCGGCCATCGGCCCGTCAGTCGTCGGGACGGCGCCGTTCCGCGCGCACCCCGCCGAACGGGCACGACCCCTCGTCGGCTCCCCGGCACCCCCGATATCCTGGGACTTTCCCGTGCCCGACCCCGGGCGCATCCCGCCCGGAAGGGAAGCCGCACGTGGAGTTCCGGCTGCTCGGCACCGTCTCCGTCGACACGTTCACCGGGCCGCTGCCGCTCGGTCCCGCCAAGCGCCGCAGCCTGCTCGCCGCGCTGCTGCTGTCCGCCAACACCCCCGTCTCCATTGCCAGGCTGACGGACTCCCTGTGGGACGACGCACCGCCGCTGCACGCCCGCAGCGTCATCCAGGGCCATGTGTCCCGGCTGCGCGCCCTGCTGGTGGGCGCGGACGCGGAGGCGTACGGGGTGGAGCTGGTCACGCTCGGCGACGCGTATGTGCTGCGACTGCCGGAGACCCTGCTGGACTCGCAGCGGTTCGAGGAGCTGCTGACGCTGGCGCGGGGGCAGCGCAGCCCCGCCGACGCGGTACTGATGCTCAAGGAGGCACTGTCCCTGTGGCAGGGCCCGGCGCTCAGCGGCGCGTTCGCCGGAAGGCCCCTCCAGGCGGCCGCGCACTCGCTGGAGGAGTCGCGGCTGGCGACGGTCGAACAACTGGCGCGCGCCTACGCCGCGCTGGGGGAGCACAACCGGGCGGCGGCGGTGCTGCGGGCGGAAGCCGTCGCGCATCCGATGCGGGAGTCGCTGGCGGCGGCCCTGATGACGGCGCTGTACCGGGCGGGGCGTCAGTCGGAGGCGCTGGACTGGTTCCACCGCACGAGGCGGCTGCTCGCCGATGAGCTGGGGATCGACCCGGGACACGAACTCGCCGACGCCTACGCGCTGATCCTGCGCGGCGACCCCGGGCCGGACGCCGGACGGGAAGGCGGACCGAACGCGCCCGACGGGCAGGGGACGGCGGCACGCGGTCCGGTCCGGGCGGGCGCCGGCAGTGACAGCGGCAACCGCGGCGGCGCCTCGAACGGGGCCGTGCCCGCGGCCCGTCCGGCGGCGGACCGGCGGACCGGACCGGACGGCGGGGCCGCTGCAGAACCGGCCGACCGCCCGGACGAGCTGCCCGGCCGTACGGGCGCCGCCCCCAGCCCCGCACCGCCCCGCCCCCTCCCCGTACCGTCCCTCGCCGGCGAGCCGCACCCCACCGATCTGCTGCCCCGCGCACCCCGCGGCTTCCAGGGACGGGCCGCCGAACTCGCCGCGCTCACCCGGGCCGCGGCGGGCGAGGCGCCCGTCTGCCTGGTCACCGGACCGGCCGGGGTGGGCAAGACGGCGCTGGCCCTGCAGTGGGCGCACCGCAACCCGGCCGCTTTCCCGGACGGACGGCTCTTCGCCGACCTGCGCGGGTTCAGCGACACCGGTGAGCCCGCGGCCATCGAAGTGCTGCGCGAATTCCTGCTGGCGCTGGGCGTCGCGCCCCGCCGTGTCCCGGAGTCCGTCGTGGCCGCGGCCGCGCTCTTCCGGTCGCTGACCGACCGGCGCCGCCTGCTCGTCATACTCGACAACGCCCGCCACTCCGCCACCGTCCGGCCGCTGCTGCCGGGCGGCACCGACTGCGTCACGCTGGTCACCAGCCGCCACCGGCTGGAGGGCCTCATCGCCTCGGACGCGGCCCGTCCCGTACCGCTCGACGTGCTCGAACCGCCGGACGGCACGGCCCTGCTGGCCGGTGTGCTCGGTGAGGACCGGGTGCTCGCCGAACCGGTCGCGGCCCGCCGGCTCGCCGAACTCTGCGGAGGGCTGCCGCTCGCCCTCCGGGTCACCGCGGCCCGGCTGGCCGGGCGCCCGACGTGGACGCTGGCCGGTCTTGCCGACGAACTGGCCGACGAGCGCAGCCGGCTGACGTACCTCGACGTGGACGACACCGGCGTCTCGGCCGCGCTGCGGCTGACCGTGCAGCAGCTGCCGCAGGACGCCGTCCACCAGCTCGCCCGGCTCGGCCACCACACCGGCAGCCACTTCGACCCGTACACGGCCGCCGCGCTCGCCGGCACCGATCCGGTCGTCGCCGCGGCGGCGCTGGAACGGCTCGCCGCCGCCCATCTCGTCACCGAGACGGGCGCCGGGCACTGGATACTGCACGATCTGGTGCGCCTCTACGCCCGCGGCATGGACCCCGAGGGCGGCCCCGACGCGCTCATCGGGGTCCTCGACCACTACATCGACACCGCGCTCGCCGCCGCCGACACGGCCGAGCCCGGCGGCGAGCCCTGCTTCGTCCTGCCG from Streptomyces sp. NBC_01591 includes:
- a CDS encoding M18 family aminopeptidase, which codes for MSSSLRFDRGHTDDLMAFLMASPSPYHAVATAAARLEKAGFRQVEETAAWDGTTGGKYVLRGGAIVAWYVPEGAAAHTPFRIVGAHTDSPNLRVKPLPDSGAYGWRQVAVEIYGGTLLNTWLDRDLGLAGRISLRDGTHRLVNIDRPLLRVPQLAVHLDRSANPDGLKLDRQKHMQPIWGLGDVEEGDLIRFVAEEAGVDAEDVTGWDLMPHPVEPPAYLGRDRELLAGPRMDNLLSVHAATAALGAVAGQSDEELPYIPVMAAFDHEENGSQSDTGADGPLLGTVLERSVFARGGTYEDRARAFAGTVCLSSDTGHAIHPNYAERHDPTHHPVVNGGPILKVNVNMRYATDGSGRALFAEACQKADVPWQTFVSNNSMPCGTTIGPITAARHGIQTVDIGVAILSMHSARELCGADDPYLLANALTVFLAG
- a CDS encoding AfsR/SARP family transcriptional regulator, with protein sequence MEFRLLGTVSVDTFTGPLPLGPAKRRSLLAALLLSANTPVSIARLTDSLWDDAPPLHARSVIQGHVSRLRALLVGADAEAYGVELVTLGDAYVLRLPETLLDSQRFEELLTLARGQRSPADAVLMLKEALSLWQGPALSGAFAGRPLQAAAHSLEESRLATVEQLARAYAALGEHNRAAAVLRAEAVAHPMRESLAAALMTALYRAGRQSEALDWFHRTRRLLADELGIDPGHELADAYALILRGDPGPDAGREGGPNAPDGQGTAARGPVRAGAGSDSGNRGGASNGAVPAARPAADRRTGPDGGAAAEPADRPDELPGRTGAAPSPAPPRPLPVPSLAGEPHPTDLLPRAPRGFQGRAAELAALTRAAAGEAPVCLVTGPAGVGKTALALQWAHRNPAAFPDGRLFADLRGFSDTGEPAAIEVLREFLLALGVAPRRVPESVVAAAALFRSLTDRRRLLVILDNARHSATVRPLLPGGTDCVTLVTSRHRLEGLIASDAARPVPLDVLEPPDGTALLAGVLGEDRVLAEPVAARRLAELCGGLPLALRVTAARLAGRPTWTLAGLADELADERSRLTYLDVDDTGVSAALRLTVQQLPQDAVHQLARLGHHTGSHFDPYTAAALAGTDPVVAAAALERLAAAHLVTETGAGHWILHDLVRLYARGMDPEGGPDALIGVLDHYIDTALAAADTAEPGGEPCFVLPEDYRRPVAVRDFVDREAAMRWLATERDDLALAADAARTAGFHDRAWRIILLQWPQVVWRVRDNWSPLLELALDSARAQDDSYAESRVLNLLGWVLTEEGRTAEAVALLERSPVLARQAGDRLGEATALINLAVVQAEQGELDTALEGCGRAVELARAEQDAHTEMLALQHLARMQLTANRPHEALESARTALDLGPEHEEIARRVLLLTTSGEARLALGEENDGIRLLDRAAEEAERAGYDEGTVRALQALLRVTAEPEYRKRYEEAVRRLTDDG